In Zingiber officinale cultivar Zhangliang chromosome 1A, Zo_v1.1, whole genome shotgun sequence, a genomic segment contains:
- the LOC122038106 gene encoding beta-glucuronosyltransferase GlcAT14A-like isoform X1, whose protein sequence is MFDLTRFFFLRSANSFASSVFEQNSPFSRLGVPLFEKMLDPGSSMWRFRLPRSIGIPVLVVAAITLVVLSHWFIGGGWAANQKLEVAVRPLLKGPSDPPVFAYWISGTGGDAQKILRLLKAVYHPRNHYLLHLDSGCDDLERKYVAHSIESERLFEAFRNVDIVGKSYPVDRTGPSAVAATLHGAAVLLRLDADWDWFITLSAVDYPLVTQDDLLHVFTSLPRNLNFIDHTSDLGWKEYERFDKIIVDPNLFMENNTQLLITSGDRKTPNSFKLFTGSPWVILSRPFVEHCVHGSDNLPRKLLMYFANVAYSTEAYFQTVICNSPEFRNTTVNNDLRYFVWDDPPGLEPLFLNKTHLKDMTRSRAAFARKFMEEDPVLKKVDKKMLRYKSRQRCFGKSGYRAVKNLEGDPCLSQVNVNIVRPSISAMRLRSLVTELISSDRLYSNQCKI, encoded by the exons ATGTTTGATCTTACTCGGTTTTTCTTCTTGCGATCTGCCAATTCTTTTGCCAGTTCCGTCTTTGAGCAAAATTCGCCCTTTTCCCGTCTAGGTGTTCCGTTATTCGAGAAG ATGTTGGATCCAGGCAGTTCAATGTGGCGATTTAGGCTTCCTCGGTCTATCGGAATCCCAGTCCTCGTTGTCGCTGCAATTACCCTAGTAGTTCTTTCTCATTGGTTCATAGGAGGAGGATGGGCTGCTAACCAGAAACTTGAAGTTGCAGTTAGGCCTCTGTTGAAGGGGCCTTCAGATCCTCCAGTTTTTGCATATTGGATATCCGGTACTGGTGGTGATGCTCAGAAAATTTTGAGGCTTTTGAAGGCAGTATACCATCCGAGGAACCATTATCTCCTTCACTTAGACTCAGGCTGTGATGATCTTGAGAGGAAATACGTGGCACACTCCATTGAATCCGAGAGGCTATTCGAAGCGTTTAGAAATGTTGATATTGTTGGGAAGAGTTATCCAGTGGATCGAACTGGACCATCAGCAGTTGCTGCAACACTTCATGGAGCAGCAGTTCTGCTCAGGCTTGATGCGGATTGGGACTGGTTCATAACATTGAGTGCTGTGGACTATCCTCTTGTGACTCAGGATG atcttcttcatgttttcacCTCTTTGCCTAGGAATTTGAATTTCATCGATCACACAAGTGATTTAGGTTGGAAAGA GTATGAGAGGTTTGACAAAATTATTGTTGACCCCAATCTTTTTATGGAAAACAATACACAACTTTTAATCACTTCAGGAGATCGCAAGACACCAAATTCCTTCAAGTTATTCACAG GTTCTCCGTGGGTGATTCTTAGCAGACCTTTTGTGGAGCACTGTGTGCATGGCTCAGACAACCTTCCTCGAAAATTGCTTATGTACTTTGCCAATGTAGCCTACTCGACAGAAGCCTACTTCCAAACTGTGATATGCAACTCTCCAGAATTCCGAAACACAACAGTCAACAATGATCTGAGGTACTTTGTTTGGGATGATCCACCGGGATTGGAGCCCCTTTTTCTCAACAAAACACACCTGAAGGACATGACGAGGAGCAGAGCAGCGTTTGCTAGGAAGTTCATGGAAGAAGATCCTGTTCTAAAGAAGGTGGATAAGAAGATGTTAAGGTACAAATCAAGACAGCGATGCTTTGGAAAAAGTGGATATAGAGCAGTGAAGAATTTGGAAGGTGATCCCTGTTTGAGCCAGGTCAATGTCAACATTGTTAGGCCCAGTATCTCAGCGATGCGGTTGAGAAGTTTGGTGACAGAGCTTATCTCCTCAGACAGGTTGTATTCAAACCAGTGCAAAATCTGA
- the LOC122038106 gene encoding beta-glucuronosyltransferase GlcAT14A-like isoform X2, producing MLDPGSSMWRFRLPRSIGIPVLVVAAITLVVLSHWFIGGGWAANQKLEVAVRPLLKGPSDPPVFAYWISGTGGDAQKILRLLKAVYHPRNHYLLHLDSGCDDLERKYVAHSIESERLFEAFRNVDIVGKSYPVDRTGPSAVAATLHGAAVLLRLDADWDWFITLSAVDYPLVTQDDLLHVFTSLPRNLNFIDHTSDLGWKEYERFDKIIVDPNLFMENNTQLLITSGDRKTPNSFKLFTGSPWVILSRPFVEHCVHGSDNLPRKLLMYFANVAYSTEAYFQTVICNSPEFRNTTVNNDLRYFVWDDPPGLEPLFLNKTHLKDMTRSRAAFARKFMEEDPVLKKVDKKMLRYKSRQRCFGKSGYRAVKNLEGDPCLSQVNVNIVRPSISAMRLRSLVTELISSDRLYSNQCKI from the exons ATGTTGGATCCAGGCAGTTCAATGTGGCGATTTAGGCTTCCTCGGTCTATCGGAATCCCAGTCCTCGTTGTCGCTGCAATTACCCTAGTAGTTCTTTCTCATTGGTTCATAGGAGGAGGATGGGCTGCTAACCAGAAACTTGAAGTTGCAGTTAGGCCTCTGTTGAAGGGGCCTTCAGATCCTCCAGTTTTTGCATATTGGATATCCGGTACTGGTGGTGATGCTCAGAAAATTTTGAGGCTTTTGAAGGCAGTATACCATCCGAGGAACCATTATCTCCTTCACTTAGACTCAGGCTGTGATGATCTTGAGAGGAAATACGTGGCACACTCCATTGAATCCGAGAGGCTATTCGAAGCGTTTAGAAATGTTGATATTGTTGGGAAGAGTTATCCAGTGGATCGAACTGGACCATCAGCAGTTGCTGCAACACTTCATGGAGCAGCAGTTCTGCTCAGGCTTGATGCGGATTGGGACTGGTTCATAACATTGAGTGCTGTGGACTATCCTCTTGTGACTCAGGATG atcttcttcatgttttcacCTCTTTGCCTAGGAATTTGAATTTCATCGATCACACAAGTGATTTAGGTTGGAAAGA GTATGAGAGGTTTGACAAAATTATTGTTGACCCCAATCTTTTTATGGAAAACAATACACAACTTTTAATCACTTCAGGAGATCGCAAGACACCAAATTCCTTCAAGTTATTCACAG GTTCTCCGTGGGTGATTCTTAGCAGACCTTTTGTGGAGCACTGTGTGCATGGCTCAGACAACCTTCCTCGAAAATTGCTTATGTACTTTGCCAATGTAGCCTACTCGACAGAAGCCTACTTCCAAACTGTGATATGCAACTCTCCAGAATTCCGAAACACAACAGTCAACAATGATCTGAGGTACTTTGTTTGGGATGATCCACCGGGATTGGAGCCCCTTTTTCTCAACAAAACACACCTGAAGGACATGACGAGGAGCAGAGCAGCGTTTGCTAGGAAGTTCATGGAAGAAGATCCTGTTCTAAAGAAGGTGGATAAGAAGATGTTAAGGTACAAATCAAGACAGCGATGCTTTGGAAAAAGTGGATATAGAGCAGTGAAGAATTTGGAAGGTGATCCCTGTTTGAGCCAGGTCAATGTCAACATTGTTAGGCCCAGTATCTCAGCGATGCGGTTGAGAAGTTTGGTGACAGAGCTTATCTCCTCAGACAGGTTGTATTCAAACCAGTGCAAAATCTGA
- the LOC122038108 gene encoding probable sarcosine oxidase, with translation MAAACGDRFDLVVVGAGIMGSCAAYYAAKRGLRVLLLEQFDFLHGLGSSHGESRTIRATYPENYYPSMVLEARCLWEEAQAEAGYRVVTSTAHFDFGPEDNKSLQSVIDSGGHHREVNIRLIDRGSSSSVFSGVFALPDGWIGVVSDIGGVIRPTKAVAMFQALALKKGAILKDRTRIIAIEKDGENREGVRVRAAGGEIFLGSKCVITAGAWMKKLVKSVTEIDLPIQPLHTTICYWKIKAGHEAEFTAEGGFPTFASYGDSYIYGTPSLEFPGLIKIALHGGRPCDPDRRDWTASSSGVMVDSVGEWIRKILPGKVESGNPVITQACLYSMTPDGDFVIDFLGGEFGKDVVVAGGFSGHGFKMGPVVGRIVAEMAIDGAVEGLEIRHFGIRRFAECSSGNAKEFEEQVSSH, from the coding sequence ATGGCGGCGGCATGCGGCGACCGGTTTGACCTCGTCGTCGTCGGCGCTGGTATCATGGGGAGCTGCGCCGCTTACTACGCGGCCAAGCGCGGCCTCCGCGTGCTGCTTCTGGAGCAGTTCGACTTCCTCCACGGCCTAGGCTCCTCCCACGGAGAGTCGCGCACCATCCGCGCCACATACCCGGAGAACTACTACCCCTCTATGGTCCTCGAGGCTCGCTGTTTGTGGGAGGAGGCCCAGGCCGAGGCCGGCTACCGCGTTGTTACCTCCACCGCCCACTTCGACTTCGGCCCCGAGGACAACAAGAGTCTCCAGTCTGTGATTGACTCCGGTGGCCATCATCGAGAGGTTAACATCCGCCTTATCGACCGAGGATCTTCGTCCTCTGTCTTCTCCGGAGTGTTCGCTCTCCCGGATGGATGGATCGGCGTCGTCTCCGACATCGGCGGCGTCATCAGGCCGACCAAGGCTGTGGCGATGTTCCAAGCTCTTGCCCTAAAAAAAGGGGCGATTCTGAAGGACCGCACCCGAATAATCGCGATCGAGAAGGACGGCGAGAACAGAGAAGGTGTCCGCGTCCGCGCCGCCGGTGGCGAAATCTTTTTAGGGAGCAAATGCGTGATAACAGCAGGCGCGTGGATGAAGAAACTCGTCAAATCAGTTACCGAAATCGATCTTCCCATCCAGCCCCTGCACACCACCATCTGCTACTGGAAGATAAAAGCAGGGCACGAGGCGGAGTTCACGGCGGAGGGAGGATTCCCAACCTTTGCCAGCTACGGCGACAGCTACATATACGGAACGCCGTCGCTGGAGTTCCCAGGGCTTATCAAGATCGCTCTGCACGGCGGCCGGCCGTGCGACCCCGACCGGCGAGACTGGACGGCGAGCAGCTCCGGGGTGATGGTGGACTCCGTGGGGGAGTGGATCCGGAAGATCCTGCCGGGGAAGGTCGAGTCAGGGAATCCAGTGATAACGCAGGCATGCTTGTACTCGATGACGCCCGACGGCGACTTCGTGATCGACTTCCTCGGGGGCGAGTTCGGGAAGGACGTGGTGGTCGCCGGCGGGTTCTCCGGGCACGGGTTCAAGATGGGTCCGGTGGTGGGGAGGATCGTGGCGGAGATGGCGATCGATGGGGCGGTGGAGGGGTTGGAGATTAGGCACTTCGGGATCCGGCGGTTCGCGGAGTGCTCGAGTGGGAACGCCAAGGAGTTCGAGGAGCAAGTGTCTTCTCATTGA